A window from Rhinolophus sinicus isolate RSC01 linkage group LG01, ASM3656204v1, whole genome shotgun sequence encodes these proteins:
- the LOC109460774 gene encoding olfactory receptor 5K1, whose product MAEENHTMKTEFILTGFTDHPELKIFLFVVFFATYLITMVGNLGLMILISKEHRLHTPMYTFLGNLALVDSCCASAITPKLLGNFFSENRMVSLYECMAQFYFLCTVETADCFLLAAMAYDRYVAICSPLQYHTMMSKKLCIQMTTGAYIAGNLHSMIHVGLLFRLAFCESNRINHFYCDILPLYRLSCVDPYINELVLFIFSGSIQVFTIGSVLISYLYILFTIFKMKSKEGRVKAFSTCSSHFLSVSLFYGSLFFMYIRPNLLEEGDKDIPAAILFTIVVPLLNPFIYSLRNKEVISILRNILKKKKSQGSLKKMTSTVA is encoded by the coding sequence ATGGCTGAAGAAAATCATACTATGAAAACTGAGTTTATCCTCACAGGATTTACAGATCACCCAGAGCTGAAGATCTTTCTCTTTGTGGTGTTCTTTGCCACCTACCTGATCACCATGGTGGGGAATCTTGGCCTGATGATATTAATTTCAAAAGAGCATCGTCTTCACACACCAATGTACACCTTTCTGGGTAACCTCGCTCTTGTGGATTCTTGCTGTGCCTCTGCCATTACTCCTAAGTTGTTAGGGAACTTCTTTTCTGAGAACAGAATGGTTTCCCTCTATGAATGTATggcccaattttattttctttgcactgTTGAAACTGCAGACTGCTTTCTTCTGGCAGCAATGGCCTATGACCGCTATGTGGCCATATGCAGCCCACTGCAGTACCACACCATGATGTCAAAGAAACTCTGCATTCAGATGACCACAGGGGCCTACATAGCTGGAAACCTGCATTCCATGATCCATGTAGGGCTTTTATTTAGGTTAGCTTTCTGTGAATCTAATCGCATCAACCACTTTTATTGTGATATCCTTCCTTTATACAGACTCTCCTGTGTTGACCCTTATATTAATGAACTGGTACTGTTTATCTTTTCAGGCTCAATTCAAGTCTTTACCATAGGTAGTGTCTTAATATCTTATCTCTACattctttttactattttcaaaatgaaatctaaaGAGGGAAGAGTCAAAGCCTTCTCTACCTGTTCATCCcactttttgtctgtttcattatTCTATGGAtctctttttttcatgtacaTTAGACCAAATTTGCTTGAAGAAGGAGATAAAGATATACCAGCTGCTATTTTGTTTACAATAGTAGTTCCCTTACTAAATCCTTTTATTTATAGCCTGAGAAATAAGGAAGTAATAAGTATTCTGAGaaatattctgaagaaaaaaaaatctcaaggaaGTCTGAAAAAAATGACATCTACTGTAGCCTAA
- the OR5K4 gene encoding olfactory receptor 5K4, with amino-acid sequence MAKENHSLTSEFILLGFADHPELKILLFWVFFAIYLITMVGNLGLVALICMEHHLHKPMYIFLGNLAVMDACCSCAITPKMLENFFSEDRMISLNECMTQFYFLCLAETADCFLLAAMAYDRYVAICSPLQYHTMMSKKLCFHMIIGTFIASNLHSMIHVGLLLRLTFCRSNRIDHFFCDILPLYRLSCTDPYINELMIYIFSMPIQIFTIATVLISYICILFTVFKMKSKEGRGKALSTCASHFLSVSIFYICLLMYIRPFEEGDKDIPVAIFYTILIPLLNPFIYSLRNKEVKNALKKVMRNYNILKQTSSSMVN; translated from the coding sequence ATGGCTAAAGAAAATCACTCCTTGACAAGTGAGTTTATCCTCTTGGGATTTGCAGATCATCCAGAGCTGAAGATCCTTCTGTTTTGGGTGTTCTTTGCTATCTATCTGATCACCATGGTGGGGAATCTTGGCCTGGTGGCATTGATTTGTATGGAGCATCATCTTCACAAGCCAATGTACATCTTTCTGGGTAACCTGGCTGTTATGGATGCCTGTTGTTCCTGTGCCATTACTCCCAAAATGTTAGAGAACTTCTTTTCTGAGGACAGAATGATTTCGCTCAATGAATGCAtgacacaattttattttctctgccttgCTGAGACTGCAGACTGCTTTCTCCTGGCAGCAATGGCCTATGACCGCTATGTGGCCATATGCAGCCCACTGCAGTACCACACCATGATGTCAAAGAAACTCTGCTTTCACATGATTATAGGGACCTTCATAGCTAGTAACCTGCATTCCATGATCCATGTAGGGCTTCTATTAAGGTTAACTTTCTGCAGGTCTAATAGAATTGACCACTTTTTTTGTGATATTCTTCCACTCTATAGACTCTCCTGTACTGATCCTTATATCAATGAactaatgatatatattttttcaatgccAATTCAAATCTTCACCATTGCTACTGTATTGATCTCTTATATTTGCATCCTTTTtactgttttcaaaatgaaatccaaagaGGGGAGAGGTAAAGCACTTTCTACCTGTGCATCCCACTTTCTATCTGTCTCAATATTCTATATATGTCTTCTCATGTATATTCGACCATTTGAAGAAGGAGATAAAGATATACCAGTGGCAATTTTTTATACAATATTAATTCCTTTATTAAACCCTTTTATTTATAGCCTGAGAAATAAGGAGGtgaaaaatgctctaaaaaaagtTATGAGGAATTACAATATTCTTAAACAAACTTCATCCTCTATGGTAAACTga